From Amycolatopsis sp. YIM 10, the proteins below share one genomic window:
- a CDS encoding metalloregulator ArsR/SmtB family transcription factor yields MQPEHEAVAEQVFTALADPSRRAILAALAAGGPATATELAGRLPITRQAIAKHLNLLAEAGLVTAEPGERRRVRYRLRSAPMRVAQQFLAALASDWDGRLDALKTRLEQA; encoded by the coding sequence ATGCAGCCTGAACACGAGGCCGTCGCCGAACAGGTCTTCACCGCGCTGGCCGATCCCAGCCGGCGCGCCATCCTGGCCGCGCTGGCGGCGGGCGGCCCGGCCACCGCTACCGAGCTGGCCGGTCGCCTGCCGATCACCCGGCAGGCGATCGCCAAGCACCTGAACCTGCTGGCCGAGGCCGGTCTGGTGACCGCGGAGCCGGGTGAGCGCCGCCGGGTGCGGTACCGGCTGCGCTCGGCGCCGATGCGGGTCGCGCAGCAGTTCCTGGCCGCGCTGGCCAGCGACTGGGACGGGCGGTTGGACGCGCTGAAGACGCGCCTCGAGCAGGCTTGA
- a CDS encoding glycosyltransferase codes for MARVVVLASGSDGDVLPYLGLGRRLTEAGHPVTVAAVERFGDAITGAGLGFHRLSSTDPRQVTANSRKSPMRLMVDGLREQVPEMIRAAERADVLLCPMSTLIFGDSLAEANGIPCLALPLQPAAPTREMSPSLFGGRDLGPWLNRGTGELFVHLGPRMFAKPLADLRTRLGLKTRFTPNPRQRMLHGISPAVVPRPRDWRPEQEMVGFWWPHSTAEPPAELVDFLDDGPPPVYFSFGSVVARKTNRQRQAVTEAIRRSGVRAVVHSGWGDLAASGENVLTVGHVPHEWLLPRVAAVVHHASAGTTAAVLRAGVPSVPVPFSNDQPFWAKRLVELGTAPGVLPARGLTADGLAAKIAEAVGAPTYTERAAAIAAELRNEDGAARVIEVVQQVTEEVTAR; via the coding sequence ATGGCACGCGTGGTGGTCCTGGCCAGTGGCAGCGACGGCGACGTGTTGCCCTACCTCGGCCTGGGCAGGCGGCTCACCGAAGCCGGGCATCCGGTGACGGTCGCGGCGGTGGAGCGGTTCGGCGACGCGATCACCGGTGCCGGGCTCGGGTTCCACCGGCTGTCCTCGACCGATCCGCGGCAGGTCACCGCGAACAGCCGGAAATCCCCGATGCGGCTGATGGTCGACGGCCTGCGCGAGCAGGTGCCGGAGATGATCAGGGCCGCCGAACGCGCCGACGTGCTGCTCTGCCCGATGTCCACCTTGATCTTCGGCGACAGCCTTGCCGAGGCGAACGGCATTCCGTGCCTCGCGCTGCCGTTGCAGCCCGCCGCGCCGACGCGTGAGATGTCGCCGTCCTTGTTCGGCGGCCGGGATCTGGGCCCGTGGCTCAACCGCGGGACCGGTGAGCTTTTTGTCCACTTGGGACCCCGGATGTTCGCGAAACCGCTGGCCGACCTGCGGACGCGACTCGGGCTGAAAACCAGGTTCACGCCGAACCCGCGCCAGCGCATGCTGCACGGCATCAGCCCGGCCGTGGTGCCGCGCCCGCGTGACTGGCGGCCGGAACAGGAAATGGTCGGCTTCTGGTGGCCGCATTCCACCGCGGAACCACCCGCCGAGCTGGTCGACTTCCTCGACGACGGCCCTCCCCCGGTCTACTTCAGCTTCGGCAGCGTGGTCGCCCGCAAGACGAATCGCCAGCGGCAGGCGGTCACCGAAGCGATCCGGCGCAGCGGCGTGCGGGCAGTGGTGCACAGCGGCTGGGGCGACCTGGCCGCGTCCGGCGAGAACGTGCTCACGGTCGGCCACGTGCCCCACGAATGGCTCCTGCCGCGCGTCGCCGCCGTGGTGCACCACGCGAGCGCGGGAACCACCGCGGCGGTGCTGCGCGCGGGGGTGCCGTCGGTGCCCGTGCCGTTTTCGAACGACCAGCCGTTCTGGGCGAAGCGCCTGGTCGAGCTGGGTACCGCGCCGGGTGTGCTCCCGGCGCGCGGACTCACCGCGGACGGGCTGGCGGCGAAGATCGCCGAGGCTGTCGGTGCGCCGACCTACACTGAACGAGCCGCTGCGATCGCGGCGGAACTGCGGAACGAGGACGGAGCCGCGCGCGTGATCGAGGTCGTGCAGCAGGTCACCGAAGAGGTCACCGCCCGATGA
- a CDS encoding class I SAM-dependent methyltransferase gives MTTRTARGWKRAARNRSAGGAGMYVPQRRKLLADLTGTVLEIGPGAGANTAHFGRDVRWLGLEPNPYLHERLREKARGQVIGGAAESIPLADHSVDAVVGTIVLCSVYDQSRVLAEIVRVLRPGGRYVFLEHVAAPDGTWSRWAQKTVAPVSRWLDGGCDPARETGRAIDAAGFDRVETEEFLLHGPFGVKIPHLTGWASTAG, from the coding sequence ATGACCACCCGCACCGCGCGTGGCTGGAAGCGCGCCGCCCGCAACCGGTCGGCCGGTGGTGCGGGCATGTACGTCCCGCAGCGGCGCAAGCTGCTGGCGGACCTGACCGGCACGGTGCTGGAGATCGGTCCCGGCGCGGGCGCGAACACCGCGCACTTCGGCCGCGACGTCCGCTGGCTCGGCCTCGAACCGAATCCCTACCTGCACGAACGATTGCGCGAGAAGGCGCGCGGCCAGGTCATCGGCGGGGCGGCGGAGTCCATTCCGCTGGCCGATCACAGCGTGGACGCCGTCGTCGGCACCATCGTGCTGTGCTCGGTCTACGACCAGAGCCGCGTGCTCGCCGAGATCGTCCGCGTGCTGCGCCCTGGTGGCCGTTACGTGTTCCTGGAGCACGTCGCCGCGCCCGACGGCACCTGGTCGCGCTGGGCGCAGAAGACCGTGGCGCCGGTGTCGCGCTGGCTCGACGGCGGCTGCGACCCGGCACGCGAGACCGGCCGCGCCATCGACGCGGCCGGATTCGACCGGGTGGAGACCGAGGAGTTCCTGCTCCACGGCCCGTTCGGGGTGAAGATCCCCCACCTGACCGGCTGGGCCAGCACGGCCGGGTGA
- a CDS encoding NAD(P)/FAD-dependent oxidoreductase: MYDVIVVGAGPSGLNAALILGRALRRVLLVDSGEPRNARAHAMNGFLSRDGIDPAEFRRIAREDLAKYETVTVRDVAVASVSAGEESASVVLADGTTEQARSVLLTVGRRDRLPEVDGVAELWGQGVYGCPYCHGFEVRGQKLAVLGAETSAAHLAVQLTRYSSDVVLFTDGTPDFDEEAAAALKVCEVEVRTEPVEQVTGADGHLTGVRIGGETIARDAMFVKTPLDAHGELAEALGCELMDDGSVRIDEHGHTSVDLIYAAGEAARLPNWPSPWIHAITSAALGAMVALSIDHDLIVADVRSKFGM; the protein is encoded by the coding sequence ATGTACGACGTGATCGTGGTAGGTGCGGGGCCGTCCGGCCTGAACGCGGCGCTGATCCTGGGCCGCGCGCTGCGGCGGGTGCTGCTGGTGGACTCGGGCGAACCGCGCAACGCCAGGGCACACGCGATGAACGGCTTCCTCAGCCGGGACGGGATCGACCCCGCCGAGTTCCGCCGGATCGCCAGGGAGGACCTGGCCAAGTACGAGACCGTGACCGTGCGGGACGTCGCGGTCGCCTCGGTGTCGGCCGGCGAGGAAAGCGCGTCGGTGGTGCTCGCCGACGGCACCACCGAGCAGGCCCGCAGCGTGCTGCTGACCGTGGGCCGGCGTGACCGGCTGCCCGAGGTCGACGGCGTGGCCGAGCTGTGGGGCCAGGGCGTCTACGGCTGCCCGTACTGCCACGGGTTCGAGGTGCGCGGGCAGAAGCTGGCCGTGCTGGGCGCGGAGACCTCCGCGGCGCACCTGGCCGTGCAACTCACCCGGTACAGCTCCGACGTGGTGCTGTTCACCGACGGCACACCGGACTTCGACGAGGAGGCGGCCGCCGCGCTGAAGGTGTGCGAGGTGGAGGTGCGGACGGAACCGGTGGAGCAGGTCACCGGCGCCGACGGCCACCTCACCGGGGTGCGGATCGGCGGCGAGACGATCGCGCGCGACGCGATGTTCGTCAAGACTCCGCTCGACGCGCACGGCGAGCTGGCCGAAGCGCTCGGCTGCGAACTGATGGACGACGGCTCGGTGCGGATCGACGAGCACGGGCACACCTCGGTGGACCTGATCTACGCCGCCGGCGAGGCCGCCCGGCTGCCGAACTGGCCGTCACCGTGGATCCACGCGATCACCAGCGCGGCGCTGGGCGCGATGGTCGCGCTGAGCATCGACCACGACCTGATCGTCGCGGACGTGCGCTCGAAGTTCGGAATGTGA
- a CDS encoding SRPBCC domain-containing protein, producing MAFPDRIERTVELAQPPAKVWAALTTAEGLGTWFGNQATIDLRPGGSAQLKWDTGDAADLRVERVEEPSVFGFTWHIYGLPEGDPRRTYVEFTLEPVGAGTRLTVVESGFGQLAEDDHEKAFGGNVKGWALELGELVEYLDAA from the coding sequence GTGGCATTCCCCGATCGCATCGAGCGGACCGTCGAGCTGGCCCAGCCGCCCGCCAAGGTGTGGGCCGCGCTCACCACCGCCGAAGGGCTCGGCACCTGGTTCGGCAACCAGGCGACGATCGACCTGCGCCCCGGTGGCTCGGCGCAGCTGAAGTGGGACACCGGCGACGCGGCCGACCTGCGGGTCGAGCGGGTCGAGGAGCCGTCCGTGTTCGGCTTCACCTGGCACATCTACGGGCTGCCGGAGGGCGACCCGCGCCGCACCTACGTCGAGTTCACCCTCGAACCGGTCGGCGCGGGCACCCGGCTGACCGTGGTCGAGAGCGGCTTCGGCCAGCTCGCGGAGGACGACCACGAGAAGGCCTTCGGCGGAAACGTCAAGGGGTGGGCGCTCGAACTGGGCGAGCTGGTCGAATACCTCGATGCAGCCTGA